The following are encoded in a window of Oncorhynchus mykiss isolate Arlee chromosome 11, USDA_OmykA_1.1, whole genome shotgun sequence genomic DNA:
- the pfkpa gene encoding ATP-dependent 6-phosphofructokinase, platelet type isoform X6 translates to MAQPDNQSKRFFESLSGAGKSIAVLTSGGDAQGMNAAVRAVVRMGIYVGAKVYFIREGYQGMVDGGEENIKEASWESVSSMLQMGGTVIGSARCKEFRSHEGRLKAAHNLVQRGITNLCVIGGDGSLTGANLFREEWSGLLEELVQQGLIDEDAVQKYSALHIVGMVGSIDNDFCGTDMTIGTDSALHRIIEVVDAIMTTAQSHQRTFVLEVMGRHCGYLALVSALACGADWVLIPEMPPEDGWEEKMCQKLSATRSRGSRLNIIIVAEGAIDRHGKAITGSVVKDLVVRCLGFDTRVTILGHVQRGGTPSAFDRILASRMGVEAVIALLETTANTPACVVSLCGNQAVRLPLMECVQMTQEVQKAMDEKKFEEAVKLRGRSFENNLKTYKLLAHRKLESELPHSNFNIAVLNVGAPAAGMNAAVRSAVRVGISEGHKMFAVNDGFEGFYKGQIKEIKWADVGGWTGQGGSLLGTKRTLPAKHVEKIAEQMRAHNINALLVIGGFEAYLGLMELLEARGKYDEFCVPMVMVPATVSNNVPGSDLSIGADTALNAITDTCDRIKQSASGTKRRVFIIETMGGYCGYLASVGGLAAGADAAYIYEEPFDIRDLQSNVEHLTEKMKGAIQRGLVLRNENSNENYTTDFIYQLYSEEGRGVFDCRKNVLGHMQQGGAPSPFDRNFGTKISAKAMLWLTKKMNETFRQGRVFANTEDTCCLLGMRRRALVFQPVVQLKDETDFVHRIPKEQWWLKLRPLMKILAKYKTSYDVSDSGQLEHVVRNIQPKESDPSGAM, encoded by the exons ATGGCACAGCCAGACAACCAAAGCAAGAGATTCTTTGAGAGTCTGTCGGGAGCAGGGAAATCCATCGCAGTGCTGACTAGCGGAGGGGATGCTCAAG GAATGAATGCTGCTGTCCGGGCAGTCGTTCGAATGGGAATCTATGTGGGAGCCAAAGTTTACTTCATTCGCGAG GGATATCAGGGTATGGTAGATGGCGGAGAAGAGAACATAAAGGAGGCATCATGGGAAAGTGTCTCCAGCATGTTACAAATG GGTGGCACTGTCATTGGCAGTGCCCGGTGCAAGGAGTTCCGGTCCCACGAGGGGCGTCTGAAGGCAGCCCACAACCTCGTGCAGCGTGGCATCACCAACCTGTGTGTGATCGGAGGGGACGGCAGCCTCACTGGGGCCAACCTCTTCAGAGAGGAGTGGAGCGGACTGCTGGAGGAACTGGTCCAGCAGG GGTTGATTGATGAAGATGCTGTCCAGAAGTATTCAGCCCTGCACATCGTCGGGATGGTGGGGTCTATCGACAACGACTTCTGTGGCACCGACATGACAATCGGGACGGACTCTGCCCTGCACAGGATCATAGAGGTGGTTGATGCAATCATGACCACCGCACAGAG CCACCAGAGGACATTTGTGCTGGAGGTCATGGGCAGGCATTGTGG ATACCTGGCTTTAGTGAGTGCCCTGGCGTGTGGTGCTGACTGGGTGCTGATTCCTGAGATGCCCCCTGAGGACGGCTGGGAGGAGAAGATGTGTCAGAAGCTATCTGCG ACTCGCTCCAGGGGTTCAAGGTTGAACATAATCATAGTGGCTGAGGGAGCCATTGACAGACATGGGAAAGCTATAACCGGTAGTGTTGTCAAGGAC CTTGTTGTCAGATGCCTGGGGTTTGACACCCGTGTGACAATCCTGGGCCACGTCCAGAGAGGAGGAACCCCCTCTGCCTTCGACCGTATCCTG GCCAGTCGTATGGGTGTGGAGGCTGTCATTGCCCTGTTGGAGACTACAGCTAATACACCGGCCTGtgtggtctctctgtgtggaAACCAGGCGGTGAGACTGCCTCTCATGGAGTGTGTACAGATG ACTCAAGAGGTGCAGAAAGCCATGGATGAGAAGAAGTTTGAAGAGGCTGTGAAGCTGCGCGGCAG GAGTTTTGAAAACAATCTGAAGACATACAAGCTCCTGGCTCACCGTAAACTAGAATCAGAACTCCCACAT AGTAACTTCAACATTGCTGTGCTGAATGTGGGAGCCCCCGCAGCGGGCATGAACGCTGCTGTCCGCTCTGCCGTCAGGGTGGGCATCTCTGAGGGACACAAGATGTTCGCTGTCAACGATGGCTTCGAGGGATTCTACAAGGGACAG ATAAAAGAGATCAAATGGGCAGATGTCGGAGGATGGACAGGGCAAGGTGGATCTCTGTTGGGAACAAAACG AACTCTCCCTGCAAAGCATGTTGAAAAAATTGCTGAGCAGATGCGAGCACATAACATAAATGCATTGTTAGTTATCGGAGGATTCGAG GCCTACCTGGGACTCATGGAATTGTTAGAAGCCCGTGGGAAATATGACGAGTTCTGTGTGCCCATGGTCATGGTGCCAGCCACTGTCTCCAACAATGTGCCGGGTTCAGACCTCAGCATTGGCGCTGACACAGCTCTGAACGCCATCACTGAT acatGCGACCGCATCAAGCAGTCTGCCAGCGGGACCAAGCGGCGTGTGTTCATCATTGAGACCATGGGAGGGTACTGTGGGTACCTGGCCAGTGTCGGGGGGTTGGCTGCTGGGGCGGACGCTGCCTACATCTACGAAGAACCCTTTGACATCAGGGACCTTCAG TCCAACGTTGAGCATCTGACAGAGAAGATGAAGGGAGCCATTCAAAGAGGATTGGTCCTCAG AAATGAGAACAGCAACGAGAACTACACGACAGACTTCATCTACCAGCTGTACtctgaggaagggagaggagtgtTCGACTGCAGGAAGAATGTACTAGGACACATGCAGCAG GGAGGGGCACCATCTCCTTTCGACCGCAACTTTGGGACAAAGATCTCGGCCAAAGCCATGCTATGGCTCACCAAGAAAATGAACGAGACCTTCAGACAAG GGAGAGTGTTTGCCAACACAGAAGACACGTGCTGTCTGTTGGGGATGCGTCGCAGGGCCCTGGTCTTCCAGCCCGTCGTACAGCTGAAGGATGAAACTGACTTTGT CCACAGGATCCCTAAGGAACAGTGGTGGCTGAAGCTCCGCCCCCTGATGAAGATCCTGGCCAAGTACAAGACCAGCTATGACGTGTCTGACTCTGGCCAGCTGGAGCACGTGGTCCGCAACATCCAGCCCAAGGAGTCGGACCCCTCCGGGGCCATGTGA
- the pfkpa gene encoding ATP-dependent 6-phosphofructokinase, platelet type isoform X2: protein MAQPDNQSKRFFESLSGAGKSIAVLTSGGDAQGMNAAVRAVVRMGIYVGAKVYFIREGYQGMVDGGEENIKEASWESVSSMLQMGGTVIGSARCKEFRSHEGRLKAAHNLVQRGITNLCVIGGDGSLTGANLFREEWSGLLEELVQQGLIDEDAVQKYSALHIVGMVGSIDNDFCGTDMTIGTDSALHRIIEVVDAIMTTAQSHQRTFVLEVMGRHCGYLALVSALACGADWVLIPEMPPEDGWEEKMCQKLSATRSRGSRLNIIIVAEGAIDRHGKAITGSVVKDLVVRCLGFDTRVTILGHVQRGGTPSAFDRILASRMGVEAVIALLETTANTPACVVSLCGNQAVRLPLMECVQMTQEVQKAMDEKKFEEAVKLRGRSFENNLKTYKLLAHRKLESELPHSNFNIAVLNVGAPAAGMNAAVRSAVRVGISEGHKMFAVNDGFEGFYKGQIKEIKWADVGGWTGQGGSLLGTKRTLPAKHVEKIAEQMRAHNINALLVIGGFEAYLGLMELLEARGKYDEFCVPMVMVPATVSNNVPGSDLSIGADTALNAITDTCDRIKQSASGTKRRVFIIETMGGYCGYLASVGGLAAGADAAYIYEEPFDIRDLQSNVEHLTEKMKGAIQRGLVLRNENSNENYTTDFIYQLYSEEGRGVFDCRKNVLGHMQQGGAPSPFDRNFGTKISAKAMLWLTKKMNETFRQDEGRVFANTEDTCCLLGMRRRALVFQPVVQLKDETDFVHRIPKEQWWLKLRPLMKILAKYKTSYDVSDSGQLEHVVRNIQPKESDPSGAM, encoded by the exons ATGGCACAGCCAGACAACCAAAGCAAGAGATTCTTTGAGAGTCTGTCGGGAGCAGGGAAATCCATCGCAGTGCTGACTAGCGGAGGGGATGCTCAAG GAATGAATGCTGCTGTCCGGGCAGTCGTTCGAATGGGAATCTATGTGGGAGCCAAAGTTTACTTCATTCGCGAG GGATATCAGGGTATGGTAGATGGCGGAGAAGAGAACATAAAGGAGGCATCATGGGAAAGTGTCTCCAGCATGTTACAAATG GGTGGCACTGTCATTGGCAGTGCCCGGTGCAAGGAGTTCCGGTCCCACGAGGGGCGTCTGAAGGCAGCCCACAACCTCGTGCAGCGTGGCATCACCAACCTGTGTGTGATCGGAGGGGACGGCAGCCTCACTGGGGCCAACCTCTTCAGAGAGGAGTGGAGCGGACTGCTGGAGGAACTGGTCCAGCAGG GGTTGATTGATGAAGATGCTGTCCAGAAGTATTCAGCCCTGCACATCGTCGGGATGGTGGGGTCTATCGACAACGACTTCTGTGGCACCGACATGACAATCGGGACGGACTCTGCCCTGCACAGGATCATAGAGGTGGTTGATGCAATCATGACCACCGCACAGAG CCACCAGAGGACATTTGTGCTGGAGGTCATGGGCAGGCATTGTGG ATACCTGGCTTTAGTGAGTGCCCTGGCGTGTGGTGCTGACTGGGTGCTGATTCCTGAGATGCCCCCTGAGGACGGCTGGGAGGAGAAGATGTGTCAGAAGCTATCTGCG ACTCGCTCCAGGGGTTCAAGGTTGAACATAATCATAGTGGCTGAGGGAGCCATTGACAGACATGGGAAAGCTATAACCGGTAGTGTTGTCAAGGAC CTTGTTGTCAGATGCCTGGGGTTTGACACCCGTGTGACAATCCTGGGCCACGTCCAGAGAGGAGGAACCCCCTCTGCCTTCGACCGTATCCTG GCCAGTCGTATGGGTGTGGAGGCTGTCATTGCCCTGTTGGAGACTACAGCTAATACACCGGCCTGtgtggtctctctgtgtggaAACCAGGCGGTGAGACTGCCTCTCATGGAGTGTGTACAGATG ACTCAAGAGGTGCAGAAAGCCATGGATGAGAAGAAGTTTGAAGAGGCTGTGAAGCTGCGCGGCAG GAGTTTTGAAAACAATCTGAAGACATACAAGCTCCTGGCTCACCGTAAACTAGAATCAGAACTCCCACAT AGTAACTTCAACATTGCTGTGCTGAATGTGGGAGCCCCCGCAGCGGGCATGAACGCTGCTGTCCGCTCTGCCGTCAGGGTGGGCATCTCTGAGGGACACAAGATGTTCGCTGTCAACGATGGCTTCGAGGGATTCTACAAGGGACAG ATAAAAGAGATCAAATGGGCAGATGTCGGAGGATGGACAGGGCAAGGTGGATCTCTGTTGGGAACAAAACG AACTCTCCCTGCAAAGCATGTTGAAAAAATTGCTGAGCAGATGCGAGCACATAACATAAATGCATTGTTAGTTATCGGAGGATTCGAG GCCTACCTGGGACTCATGGAATTGTTAGAAGCCCGTGGGAAATATGACGAGTTCTGTGTGCCCATGGTCATGGTGCCAGCCACTGTCTCCAACAATGTGCCGGGTTCAGACCTCAGCATTGGCGCTGACACAGCTCTGAACGCCATCACTGAT acatGCGACCGCATCAAGCAGTCTGCCAGCGGGACCAAGCGGCGTGTGTTCATCATTGAGACCATGGGAGGGTACTGTGGGTACCTGGCCAGTGTCGGGGGGTTGGCTGCTGGGGCGGACGCTGCCTACATCTACGAAGAACCCTTTGACATCAGGGACCTTCAG TCCAACGTTGAGCATCTGACAGAGAAGATGAAGGGAGCCATTCAAAGAGGATTGGTCCTCAG AAATGAGAACAGCAACGAGAACTACACGACAGACTTCATCTACCAGCTGTACtctgaggaagggagaggagtgtTCGACTGCAGGAAGAATGTACTAGGACACATGCAGCAG GGAGGGGCACCATCTCCTTTCGACCGCAACTTTGGGACAAAGATCTCGGCCAAAGCCATGCTATGGCTCACCAAGAAAATGAACGAGACCTTCAGACAAG ATGAAG GGAGAGTGTTTGCCAACACAGAAGACACGTGCTGTCTGTTGGGGATGCGTCGCAGGGCCCTGGTCTTCCAGCCCGTCGTACAGCTGAAGGATGAAACTGACTTTGT CCACAGGATCCCTAAGGAACAGTGGTGGCTGAAGCTCCGCCCCCTGATGAAGATCCTGGCCAAGTACAAGACCAGCTATGACGTGTCTGACTCTGGCCAGCTGGAGCACGTGGTCCGCAACATCCAGCCCAAGGAGTCGGACCCCTCCGGGGCCATGTGA
- the pfkpa gene encoding ATP-dependent 6-phosphofructokinase, platelet type isoform X1 produces the protein MAQPDNQSKRFFESLSGAGKSIAVLTSGGDAQGMNAAVRAVVRMGIYVGAKVYFIREGYQGMVDGGEENIKEASWESVSSMLQMGGTVIGSARCKEFRSHEGRLKAAHNLVQRGITNLCVIGGDGSLTGANLFREEWSGLLEELVQQGLIDEDAVQKYSALHIVGMVGSIDNDFCGTDMTIGTDSALHRIIEVVDAIMTTAQSHQRTFVLEVMGRHCGYLALVSALACGADWVLIPEMPPEDGWEEKMCQKLSATRSRGSRLNIIIVAEGAIDRHGKAITGSVVKDLVVRCLGFDTRVTILGHVQRGGTPSAFDRILASRMGVEAVIALLETTANTPACVVSLCGNQAVRLPLMECVQMTQEVQKAMDEKKFEEAVKLRGRSFENNLKTYKLLAHRKLESELPHSNFNIAVLNVGAPAAGMNAAVRSAVRVGISEGHKMFAVNDGFEGFYKGQIKEIKWADVGGWTGQGGSLLGTKRTLPAKHVEKIAEQMRAHNINALLVIGGFEALECLLQLYEARSSYEEFCIPMCMLPATISNNVPGTDLSIGADTALNSIVETCDRIKQSASGTKRRVFIIETMGGYCGYLASVGGLAAGADAAYIYEEPFDIRDLQSNVEHLTEKMKGAIQRGLVLRNENSNENYTTDFIYQLYSEEGRGVFDCRKNVLGHMQQGGAPSPFDRNFGTKISAKAMLWLTKKMNETFRQDEGRVFANTEDTCCLLGMRRRALVFQPVVQLKDETDFVHRIPKEQWWLKLRPLMKILAKYKTSYDVSDSGQLEHVVRNIQPKESDPSGAM, from the exons ATGGCACAGCCAGACAACCAAAGCAAGAGATTCTTTGAGAGTCTGTCGGGAGCAGGGAAATCCATCGCAGTGCTGACTAGCGGAGGGGATGCTCAAG GAATGAATGCTGCTGTCCGGGCAGTCGTTCGAATGGGAATCTATGTGGGAGCCAAAGTTTACTTCATTCGCGAG GGATATCAGGGTATGGTAGATGGCGGAGAAGAGAACATAAAGGAGGCATCATGGGAAAGTGTCTCCAGCATGTTACAAATG GGTGGCACTGTCATTGGCAGTGCCCGGTGCAAGGAGTTCCGGTCCCACGAGGGGCGTCTGAAGGCAGCCCACAACCTCGTGCAGCGTGGCATCACCAACCTGTGTGTGATCGGAGGGGACGGCAGCCTCACTGGGGCCAACCTCTTCAGAGAGGAGTGGAGCGGACTGCTGGAGGAACTGGTCCAGCAGG GGTTGATTGATGAAGATGCTGTCCAGAAGTATTCAGCCCTGCACATCGTCGGGATGGTGGGGTCTATCGACAACGACTTCTGTGGCACCGACATGACAATCGGGACGGACTCTGCCCTGCACAGGATCATAGAGGTGGTTGATGCAATCATGACCACCGCACAGAG CCACCAGAGGACATTTGTGCTGGAGGTCATGGGCAGGCATTGTGG ATACCTGGCTTTAGTGAGTGCCCTGGCGTGTGGTGCTGACTGGGTGCTGATTCCTGAGATGCCCCCTGAGGACGGCTGGGAGGAGAAGATGTGTCAGAAGCTATCTGCG ACTCGCTCCAGGGGTTCAAGGTTGAACATAATCATAGTGGCTGAGGGAGCCATTGACAGACATGGGAAAGCTATAACCGGTAGTGTTGTCAAGGAC CTTGTTGTCAGATGCCTGGGGTTTGACACCCGTGTGACAATCCTGGGCCACGTCCAGAGAGGAGGAACCCCCTCTGCCTTCGACCGTATCCTG GCCAGTCGTATGGGTGTGGAGGCTGTCATTGCCCTGTTGGAGACTACAGCTAATACACCGGCCTGtgtggtctctctgtgtggaAACCAGGCGGTGAGACTGCCTCTCATGGAGTGTGTACAGATG ACTCAAGAGGTGCAGAAAGCCATGGATGAGAAGAAGTTTGAAGAGGCTGTGAAGCTGCGCGGCAG GAGTTTTGAAAACAATCTGAAGACATACAAGCTCCTGGCTCACCGTAAACTAGAATCAGAACTCCCACAT AGTAACTTCAACATTGCTGTGCTGAATGTGGGAGCCCCCGCAGCGGGCATGAACGCTGCTGTCCGCTCTGCCGTCAGGGTGGGCATCTCTGAGGGACACAAGATGTTCGCTGTCAACGATGGCTTCGAGGGATTCTACAAGGGACAG ATAAAAGAGATCAAATGGGCAGATGTCGGAGGATGGACAGGGCAAGGTGGATCTCTGTTGGGAACAAAACG AACTCTCCCTGCAAAGCATGTTGAAAAAATTGCTGAGCAGATGCGAGCACATAACATAAATGCATTGTTAGTTATCGGAGGATTCGAG GCGCTTGAGTGTCTTCTGCAGCTGTATGAGGCTCGGTCCAGCTATGAGGAGTTTTGCATCCCCATGTGTATGCTGCCTGCCACCATTAGTAACAATGTGCCTGGCACTGACCTTAGTATTGGGGCAGACACAGCCCTCAATTCCATCGTGGAG acatGCGACCGCATCAAGCAGTCTGCCAGCGGGACCAAGCGGCGTGTGTTCATCATTGAGACCATGGGAGGGTACTGTGGGTACCTGGCCAGTGTCGGGGGGTTGGCTGCTGGGGCGGACGCTGCCTACATCTACGAAGAACCCTTTGACATCAGGGACCTTCAG TCCAACGTTGAGCATCTGACAGAGAAGATGAAGGGAGCCATTCAAAGAGGATTGGTCCTCAG AAATGAGAACAGCAACGAGAACTACACGACAGACTTCATCTACCAGCTGTACtctgaggaagggagaggagtgtTCGACTGCAGGAAGAATGTACTAGGACACATGCAGCAG GGAGGGGCACCATCTCCTTTCGACCGCAACTTTGGGACAAAGATCTCGGCCAAAGCCATGCTATGGCTCACCAAGAAAATGAACGAGACCTTCAGACAAG ATGAAG GGAGAGTGTTTGCCAACACAGAAGACACGTGCTGTCTGTTGGGGATGCGTCGCAGGGCCCTGGTCTTCCAGCCCGTCGTACAGCTGAAGGATGAAACTGACTTTGT CCACAGGATCCCTAAGGAACAGTGGTGGCTGAAGCTCCGCCCCCTGATGAAGATCCTGGCCAAGTACAAGACCAGCTATGACGTGTCTGACTCTGGCCAGCTGGAGCACGTGGTCCGCAACATCCAGCCCAAGGAGTCGGACCCCTCCGGGGCCATGTGA
- the pfkpa gene encoding ATP-dependent 6-phosphofructokinase, platelet type isoform X5, whose translation MAQPDNQSKRFFESLSGAGKSIAVLTSGGDAQGMNAAVRAVVRMGIYVGAKVYFIREGYQGMVDGGEENIKEASWESVSSMLQMGGTVIGSARCKEFRSHEGRLKAAHNLVQRGITNLCVIGGDGSLTGANLFREEWSGLLEELVQQGLIDEDAVQKYSALHIVGMVGSIDNDFCGTDMTIGTDSALHRIIEVVDAIMTTAQSHQRTFVLEVMGRHCGYLALVSALACGADWVLIPEMPPEDGWEEKMCQKLSATRSRGSRLNIIIVAEGAIDRHGKAITGSVVKDLVVRCLGFDTRVTILGHVQRGGTPSAFDRILASRMGVEAVIALLETTANTPACVVSLCGNQAVRLPLMECVQMTQEVQKAMDEKKFEEAVKLRGRSFENNLKTYKLLAHRKLESELPHSNFNIAVLNVGAPAAGMNAAVRSAVRVGISEGHKMFAVNDGFEGFYKGQIKEIKWADVGGWTGQGGSLLGTKRTLPAKHVEKIAEQMRAHNINALLVIGGFEALECLLQLYEARSSYEEFCIPMCMLPATISNNVPGTDLSIGADTALNSIVETCDRIKQSASGTKRRVFIIETMGGYCGYLASVGGLAAGADAAYIYEEPFDIRDLQSNVEHLTEKMKGAIQRGLVLRNENSNENYTTDFIYQLYSEEGRGVFDCRKNVLGHMQQGGAPSPFDRNFGTKISAKAMLWLTKKMNETFRQGRVFANTEDTCCLLGMRRRALVFQPVVQLKDETDFVHRIPKEQWWLKLRPLMKILAKYKTSYDVSDSGQLEHVVRNIQPKESDPSGAM comes from the exons ATGGCACAGCCAGACAACCAAAGCAAGAGATTCTTTGAGAGTCTGTCGGGAGCAGGGAAATCCATCGCAGTGCTGACTAGCGGAGGGGATGCTCAAG GAATGAATGCTGCTGTCCGGGCAGTCGTTCGAATGGGAATCTATGTGGGAGCCAAAGTTTACTTCATTCGCGAG GGATATCAGGGTATGGTAGATGGCGGAGAAGAGAACATAAAGGAGGCATCATGGGAAAGTGTCTCCAGCATGTTACAAATG GGTGGCACTGTCATTGGCAGTGCCCGGTGCAAGGAGTTCCGGTCCCACGAGGGGCGTCTGAAGGCAGCCCACAACCTCGTGCAGCGTGGCATCACCAACCTGTGTGTGATCGGAGGGGACGGCAGCCTCACTGGGGCCAACCTCTTCAGAGAGGAGTGGAGCGGACTGCTGGAGGAACTGGTCCAGCAGG GGTTGATTGATGAAGATGCTGTCCAGAAGTATTCAGCCCTGCACATCGTCGGGATGGTGGGGTCTATCGACAACGACTTCTGTGGCACCGACATGACAATCGGGACGGACTCTGCCCTGCACAGGATCATAGAGGTGGTTGATGCAATCATGACCACCGCACAGAG CCACCAGAGGACATTTGTGCTGGAGGTCATGGGCAGGCATTGTGG ATACCTGGCTTTAGTGAGTGCCCTGGCGTGTGGTGCTGACTGGGTGCTGATTCCTGAGATGCCCCCTGAGGACGGCTGGGAGGAGAAGATGTGTCAGAAGCTATCTGCG ACTCGCTCCAGGGGTTCAAGGTTGAACATAATCATAGTGGCTGAGGGAGCCATTGACAGACATGGGAAAGCTATAACCGGTAGTGTTGTCAAGGAC CTTGTTGTCAGATGCCTGGGGTTTGACACCCGTGTGACAATCCTGGGCCACGTCCAGAGAGGAGGAACCCCCTCTGCCTTCGACCGTATCCTG GCCAGTCGTATGGGTGTGGAGGCTGTCATTGCCCTGTTGGAGACTACAGCTAATACACCGGCCTGtgtggtctctctgtgtggaAACCAGGCGGTGAGACTGCCTCTCATGGAGTGTGTACAGATG ACTCAAGAGGTGCAGAAAGCCATGGATGAGAAGAAGTTTGAAGAGGCTGTGAAGCTGCGCGGCAG GAGTTTTGAAAACAATCTGAAGACATACAAGCTCCTGGCTCACCGTAAACTAGAATCAGAACTCCCACAT AGTAACTTCAACATTGCTGTGCTGAATGTGGGAGCCCCCGCAGCGGGCATGAACGCTGCTGTCCGCTCTGCCGTCAGGGTGGGCATCTCTGAGGGACACAAGATGTTCGCTGTCAACGATGGCTTCGAGGGATTCTACAAGGGACAG ATAAAAGAGATCAAATGGGCAGATGTCGGAGGATGGACAGGGCAAGGTGGATCTCTGTTGGGAACAAAACG AACTCTCCCTGCAAAGCATGTTGAAAAAATTGCTGAGCAGATGCGAGCACATAACATAAATGCATTGTTAGTTATCGGAGGATTCGAG GCGCTTGAGTGTCTTCTGCAGCTGTATGAGGCTCGGTCCAGCTATGAGGAGTTTTGCATCCCCATGTGTATGCTGCCTGCCACCATTAGTAACAATGTGCCTGGCACTGACCTTAGTATTGGGGCAGACACAGCCCTCAATTCCATCGTGGAG acatGCGACCGCATCAAGCAGTCTGCCAGCGGGACCAAGCGGCGTGTGTTCATCATTGAGACCATGGGAGGGTACTGTGGGTACCTGGCCAGTGTCGGGGGGTTGGCTGCTGGGGCGGACGCTGCCTACATCTACGAAGAACCCTTTGACATCAGGGACCTTCAG TCCAACGTTGAGCATCTGACAGAGAAGATGAAGGGAGCCATTCAAAGAGGATTGGTCCTCAG AAATGAGAACAGCAACGAGAACTACACGACAGACTTCATCTACCAGCTGTACtctgaggaagggagaggagtgtTCGACTGCAGGAAGAATGTACTAGGACACATGCAGCAG GGAGGGGCACCATCTCCTTTCGACCGCAACTTTGGGACAAAGATCTCGGCCAAAGCCATGCTATGGCTCACCAAGAAAATGAACGAGACCTTCAGACAAG GGAGAGTGTTTGCCAACACAGAAGACACGTGCTGTCTGTTGGGGATGCGTCGCAGGGCCCTGGTCTTCCAGCCCGTCGTACAGCTGAAGGATGAAACTGACTTTGT CCACAGGATCCCTAAGGAACAGTGGTGGCTGAAGCTCCGCCCCCTGATGAAGATCCTGGCCAAGTACAAGACCAGCTATGACGTGTCTGACTCTGGCCAGCTGGAGCACGTGGTCCGCAACATCCAGCCCAAGGAGTCGGACCCCTCCGGGGCCATGTGA